The following are encoded in a window of Geitlerinema sp. PCC 9228 genomic DNA:
- a CDS encoding DUF1517 domain-containing protein, which translates to MGTWRDRMNQWQGRTRFVVCRIFIHLAGAEVAPILGVLNRAAQEAVDAEGDIEVLGKGLTDICQTLIQNQVYWRAAANEGDVFWREEEAGDYVEELFTDSAQRYLSAPLSEPPDSGEPLSLPATHNLVVMITVAATGETPELETDLADWEALQEGLKTLITLHHQERLRAIQVHFSPARFGEELTEEQVLSNFPELIPL; encoded by the coding sequence GTGGGAACTTGGCGCGATCGCATGAACCAATGGCAAGGACGTACTCGTTTCGTCGTCTGTCGCATTTTCATCCATTTAGCGGGGGCAGAAGTAGCCCCCATACTAGGAGTTCTCAACCGTGCCGCCCAAGAAGCCGTAGACGCGGAAGGAGATATAGAAGTTTTGGGGAAAGGATTGACAGACATCTGCCAAACCTTAATCCAAAATCAAGTTTACTGGCGCGCCGCTGCCAACGAAGGGGATGTTTTTTGGCGGGAAGAAGAAGCCGGCGACTACGTGGAAGAACTTTTCACCGATTCCGCCCAAAGATATCTGAGTGCCCCCCTATCCGAACCGCCAGATAGCGGAGAACCCCTTTCCCTGCCAGCTACTCATAACCTCGTCGTTATGATAACTGTAGCTGCAACTGGGGAAACCCCCGAACTAGAAACAGATTTAGCCGACTGGGAAGCCTTGCAAGAAGGTCTAAAAACCCTAATTACCCTGCACCACCAAGAAAGACTGCGTGCCATTCAAGTTCATTTCTCCCCAGCACGTTTTGGTGAAGAAC